TGTAGCACATACACAAAAGGGCAATTAACTGACTTAATTAATTGACTTATCAATGGTCtaaaaaatggtaaaaacagtctattatgaaaataatcaatgttTGCAGCCTCAATGGAATGCATATTTTTTGATGATTGATCCAaagaatagttttttttttaatgtttttcttttatgccGTTGCTTTAATTTCTTCTCCAGTGTTACTGGACAAATTATCAAAGTTTGAATTCCCAGCTGTTTTGTTGTCGTAGCCAACGCTGTTATTAATAGGTGTTGTAGAGGGAAAccagagacagaacagacagaacagtGTAACCTCTTAATCCGTAATCACCTACTGTATGTTGTGACTCTGGACAGGTAGAATTTGAAGatttgaaaactgtgaaaatttGTTTGCTAATCATGGATAATGTTTCTGTTGTAAGAATTTTCACTCTCTCAGGGATAAATGAGACAATTAATTACAGAATCACTatcttttcattcactttactgtattactgtgtgattttgtttttcaatatcTCTctcatcatgatcatcatcttAGATGAAAACCTGCATGAACCTATGTACATCTTATTGTGCAGCTTTTGCATTAATGGAATTTATGGAACCACAGGTTTCTACCCCAAATTCCTCTTAGATCTACTGTCTGCTACTCAAGAAATCTCATATGAAGGATGCCTTTTACAGGCTTTTATCATGTACTCATTTGCTTGCTGTGATTTGTCTATTCTAGCAGTTATGGCCTACGACAGATATCTGGCTATATGTCGACCACTGCACTACCACTCTTTCATGACTAAGAGGAGGCTCTCTCGGCTGGTAGTTTTCTCGTGGCTTACACCTTTCTGCATTTTCTCCATCAGTATTCTACTAACGTCCACATTGAAATTATGTGGTTCGAAAATTCAGAAACTCTTTTGTGTGAACTGGATAATTGTTCAACTTGCTTGCCCTGACACTGATACTGTTTCGAGTACTATTATTTCATATGCAACCATTTTCATTTATGTGTCTCATGGCTTTTTCATAGTTTGGACTTATATGCATCTTATTAGAACTTGTGTGAGGTCCAAAGATGACAGGGTAAAGTTTATGCAGACATGTGTGCCCCATTTAGTCTCTTTAATCACATTCCTTGTTGTAATAGTTTTTGATTTGATGTATATGCGATTTGGCTCCACAGATTTACCTCAAAGCCTTCAAAACATCATCGCTATAGAATTTCTGCTCATTCCTCCTGTTATGAATCCTCTAATATATGGATTAAAACTGACCAAAATACGAAACAGAATTCTGGGTTTAGTTTatgttgaaagaaaatgacctCCTCCATTAAGTTTCATctctaatttatttattcttattttt
This window of the Enoplosus armatus isolate fEnoArm2 chromosome 11, fEnoArm2.hap1, whole genome shotgun sequence genome carries:
- the LOC139292470 gene encoding olfactory receptor 4B13-like; this encodes MDNVSVVRIFTLSGINETINYRITIFSFTLLYYCVILFFNISLIMIIILDENLHEPMYILLCSFCINGIYGTTGFYPKFLLDLLSATQEISYEGCLLQAFIMYSFACCDLSILAVMAYDRYLAICRPLHYHSFMTKRRLSRLVVFSWLTPFCIFSISILLTSTLKLCGSKIQKLFCVNWIIVQLACPDTDTVSSTIISYATIFIYVSHGFFIVWTYMHLIRTCVRSKDDRVKFMQTCVPHLVSLITFLVVIVFDLMYMRFGSTDLPQSLQNIIAIEFLLIPPVMNPLIYGLKLTKIRNRILGLVYVERK